One genomic region from Anopheles bellator chromosome 2, idAnoBellAS_SP24_06.2, whole genome shotgun sequence encodes:
- the LOC131207933 gene encoding uncharacterized protein LOC131207933, whose translation MGTDTAIPIESGKPVPSAATTLSFEDISYQVRPKDGSTKHLLNGISGTFRSGRLAGILGPSGAGKSSLLNILSGFKTNNVTGSIMIDGTPIERRKYRREVSYTPQEVSLLGNITVTESLEFAADLKLPTDVLKSRKPILVADVVKLLGLSKCAHNPVSTISGGEKKRLSIGLELISNPRVMFFDEPTSGLDIIAAMQVVAHLKDLATSGRCVVCVIHQPSSSILQMFDDLLVLSEGHSIYQGPLDGLVDGFKACGFECPNYYNRADFALEIASLKHEGNLLQLRERAKGQIQPAEPVVTAVPNDASHCDEKESMLVEVVDRHSKELGAPEPGESPHSRQYQTSEWKQFVTLTRRTMLCTLRDLQLTRMRLLAHLLVGILIAVVFYDVGNDGSKVLSNASCLFFFLIFVFFANSMPLVMTFPLETAVFVRERMNNWYSLKAYYFSKLVADFPFLMLGPSMFFASAYYLTAQPLEMDRVLMLWSICIFTSWIAQLTGLLAGSALPLELSVFCVPCSVIPMLIFCGFFVRFREMFDFLKPFTYVAYFRYSFEGSMQAIYGFERENLPCSGEFCYFSKVTKFLESFDMLENTFVMDVCGLLCWIVLLHVALYVSLAWRLKRTVMSSDDTVQVVIPLVKSITNLTFRNISCIVTQPPARGAADGKKQVLRNISGTLKSGRLTAIIGPPGAGKSTLLGILSGHRTQAVSGKILINNEIVDCHKYRQLVACVAPDVPLLANLTVRETLHYAADLKLSKNVSYIHKTKIVNDIVALLGLDSCSHSLKRVLSRGERKRLSIGLELVSNPKIMFFNAPTHGLDGRVGFQVTACMKDLARQGRCVASVIHQPSSEVLELFDDVYVMVDGRCMYQGSLNDLIPTLEEVGFSCPPYFNRADFVLKIASQRDADTDSVEKLIARADTAINGYLEHDTRNGEEGSSVLAVSRRTACIKYPISWWRQFAVLTRRTMLGTVRDATLTSFRFLSHLLAGLAIGSIYYDVADHGASALANVSCLMLLLAFIVFTNAMTLVRTFPLELAVFRREHQSCYYSVSAYYCAKIIADFPPMLVGVTCLQLIVYYLTGQPNETDRVAMFWGICALFAWLSQAYGMLAGSMLAVGDSGSYLVPVSIVPAALFSGYFVRYGELLTVYRPLMYASYFRYGFEGLVQASYGMNRTELRCSETATCIHRQPGGVIEMLQFENDRYWYDVTGLAVWIVAVHVLLYARLRVCLRRNR comes from the exons ATGGGAACTGATACGGCGATACCGATCGAGTCGGGCAAACCGGTGCCTTCTGCCGCAACGACACTATCGTTCGAAGACATTTCATACCAAGTGCGTCCCAAGGACGGGAGCACCAAGCACCTGCTAAATGGGATATCGGGAACATTCCGCTCCGGTCGGTTGGCGGGCATTCTTGGACCTTCCGGTGCAGGAAAGTCCTCCCTGCTTAATATACTAAGTGGTTTCAA AACAAATAATGTCACCGGGAGCATAATGATCGATGGAACGCCAATCGAGCGCCGAAAGTACCGTCGAGAAGTTTCGTACACACCGCAAGAGGTGTCTCTTTTGGGCAACATCACCGTGACGGAGAGTCTCGAGTTTGCTGCTGACCTGAAGCTACCTACCGACGTGCTAAAGTCCCGGAAGCCCATTTTGGTGGCGGATGTGGTGAAGTTGCTCGGTCTCTCAAAGTGTGCCCACAATCCGGTGTCCACCATATCGGGGGGCGAAAAGAAGCGGCTCTCGATAGGGCTCGAGTTGATTTCAAACCCGAGGGTGATGTTTTTTGATGAACCCACCAGTGGGCTGGACATTATAGCCGCGATGCAGGTTGTAGCGCACCTGAAGGATCTCGCCACCAGTggacggtgtgtggtgtgcgtaATTCATCAGCCCAGTTCGAGCATTTTGCAAATGTTCGACGATCTGCTGGTGCTCTCCGAGGGTCACAGCATCTACCAGGGGCCACTCGATGGATTGGTGGATGGTTTTAAGGCGTGCGGGTTTGAGTGTCCCAACTACTACAACCGTGCCGACTTTGCGCTGGAAATAGCGAGCCTCAAGCACGAAGGCAACCTACTGCAACTGAGGGAACGGGCTAAAGGCCAGATACAACCAGCGGAACCGGTCGTTACGGCGGTCCCCAACGATGCGTCCCATTGTGACGAAAAGGAGTCAATGTTAGTAGAAGTCGTGGATCGACATTCTAAGGAGCTTggggcaccggaaccgggagaATCGCCTCACAGTCGACAGTATCAGACGTCCGAGTGGAAGCAGTTTGTAACTTTAACACGCCGAACGATGCTGTGCACGTTGCGCGATCTTCAGCTCACCAGGATGCGTTTGTTGGCGCATCTGTTGGTGGGTATCCTGATCGCTGTCGTGTTCTACGACGTAGGTAACGATGGTTCCAAGGTGCTGAGCAACGCATCGTGCCTGTTTTTCTTCCTCATTTTCGTCTTCTTTGCCAACTCAATGCCACTCGTCATGACAT TTCCACTAGAAACGGCTGTTTTCGTGCGCGAAAGAATGAACAACTGGTACTCACTTAAGGCTTACTATTTCTCCAAACTGGTGGCAGACTTTCCGTTCCTG ATGCTGGGCCCATCGATGTTTTTTGCCAGTGCATACTACCTCACTGCTCAACCGTTGGAGATGGATCGCGTTCTGATGCTGTGGAGCATATGCATCTTCACCAGTTGGATCGCCCAGCTGACGGGACTGTTGGCTGGCAGTGCCCTGCCGCTGGAGCTGAGTGTCTTCTGTGTACCGTGCTCCGTCATTCCGATGCTCAtcttttgtgggtttttcgtACGCTTCCGAGAGATGTTCGATTTCCTCAAGCCGTTCACATACGTCGCCTATTTCCGGTACAGCTTCGAAGGTTCGATGCAGGCGATCTATGGGTTCGAGCGCGAAAATCTGCCCTGCTCGGGAGAATTTTGCTATTTTAGTAAAGTGACCAAATTCCTCGAGAGTTTCGACATGCTCGAGAACACGTTCGTGATGGATGTCTGTGGCCTGCTCTGCTGGATCGTGTTGCTCCACGTGGCCCTGTATGTGAGCCTGGCGTGGAGGCTGAAGCGAAC CGTCATGAGTTCCGACGATACGGTGCAAGTGGTGATCCCGCTTGTGAAGAGCATAACCAACCTGACCTTCCGGAACATCTCCTGCATCGTTACACAACCTCCAGCACGAGGGGCAGCAGACGGAAAGAAACAGGTTCTTCGAAACATTTCCGGAACCCTTAAGTCGGGAAGATTGACCGCGATAATAGGCCCACCTGGGGCGGGTAAATCGACCCTTCTGGGCATACTCAGTGGTCATAG AACACAGGCGGTGAGTGGTAAAATACTCATCAACAATGAGATAGTCGATTGCCATAAGTACCGCCAGCTGGTGGCCTGCGTCGCACCGGATGTTCCGCTGCTAGCGAATCTCACGGTGCGTGAGACCCTGCACTATGCGGCCGATTTGAAGTTATCGAAGAATGTGTCCTACATccacaaaacgaaaatcgtGAATGATATCGTGGCGTTGCTGGGGTTGGACAGTTGCTCGCACAGTCTGAAACGAGTCCTGTCCAGGGGCGAGAGGAAACGGCTTTCCATTGGACTGGAGCTCGTGTCGAATCCGAAGATCATGTTCTTCAATGCACCGACCCACGGACTGGACGGTAGGGTGGGGTTTCAGGTGACCGCCTGCATGAAGGATCTCGCACGGCAAGGTCGGTGCGTGGCCAGCGTTATCCACCAACCGAGCTCGGAGGTGCTCGAGCTTTTTGACGATGTGTACGTTATGGTCGACGGACGGTGCATGTACCAGGGATCCCTAAACGATCTGATACCTACGCTCGAAGAAGTGGGCTTCAGCTGTCCGCCATACTTTAATCGGGCCGATTTCG TGCTCAAGATTGCTTCCCAACGTGATGCAGATACGGATAGTGTGGAGAAATTGATTGCCCGGGCGGATACGGCCATCAATGGATACTTGGAGCACG ATACACGGAACGGCGAGGAAGGATCCAGTGTTTTAGCGGTGAGCAGGAGAACTGCTTGTATCAAGTATCCCATCTCCTGGTGGCGGCAGTTTGCGGTGTTGACGCGCCGCACTATGCTGGGCACGGTGCGTGATGCCACACTCACTAGCTTTCGCTTCCTAAGCCATCTACTGGCGGGGCTGGCGATCGGGAGCATCTACTACGACGTGGCTGACCATGGTGCTAGCGCGCTCGCGAACGTGTCCTGCCTCATGCTGCTTCTCGCGTTTATCGTGTTTACGAACGCAATGACGTTGGTTCGGACAT TCCCACTAGAGCTGGCCGTATTCAGGCGCGAGCACCAGAGCTGCTACTACTCGGTGTCGGCGTACTACTGCGCAAAGATCATCGCCGACTTTCCACCAATGCTCGTGGGGGTCACGTGTTTGCAGCTGATCGTGTACTATCTCACGGGTcaaccgaacgaaacggatCGCGTAGCAATGTTCTGGGGTATCTGCGCACTGTTCGCGTGGCTTTCGCAAGCGTACGGTATGCTCGCAGGAAGTATGCTAGCCGTCGGTGACAGCGGTTCGTACCTGGTGCCCGTGTCCATCGTCCCAGCTGCACTGTTTTCGGGGTACTTCGTGCGTTACGGCGAACTGTTGACCGTCTATAGGCCACTGATGTACGCGAGCTACTTCCGGTACGGCTTCGAAGGCCTTGTGCAGGCGTCTTACGGTATGAACCGCACTGAGCTCAGGTGCAGCGAAACGGCCACTTGCATCCACCGTCAACCTGGTGGGGTGATAGAAATGCTACAGTTCGAAAACGACCGCTACTGGTATGATGTGACCGGACTGGCTGTCTGGATAGTTGCTGTACATGTTTTACTCTACGCACGGCTTCGAGTGTGCCTACGGCGGAACCGGTAG
- the LOC131210259 gene encoding ATP-binding cassette sub-family G member 4-like, whose protein sequence is MGSEEIELTPAATPLLNFVPSTLRFRNVVYRANDKDILSNISGRFQHGRMVALMGPSGAGKSSLLNVLSGAQMFGTLGTVTINGEPVEENDPRSVYVEQECPLLRFLTVQETMQFAVNMKMPRRSAVSVKVAKINEILQMVGLHGSRATLVRDLSGGEQRRLAVAVELIMNPPIMLLDEPTSGLDSVSSTQVISHLKSLAMSGRTIVCTIHQPASSLFQLFDDVYLLRQGRCLYAGPVDNMLTRFARVGLTCPDYYNPADFALEAISTDHGEAHQTLGRLVDDEMREINAAAPSSPTTLAAQRSPGNGQADRYQTGFCYQLYTLIKRSVLASLRDEFFLKMRLGLHLALGLVFGVVHYDVGADAMKVFANIGCFFQLFAFVYFSNAVAVVNYADEVQVAVKEIANNWYSREAYYLAKLLHDLPLQLFCPAVLLLIVYYLTGQPFEWSRIGMLLGVFAVGGVIGQSLGLIGGICFDAKMQNFFVANACIIPLLFSGFFVNAKELIAVLKPLSTLSFFRYQFHGALQALYGYDRGNMRCPGVYCHFKKPAAILEHFGIDPYGYGESIVKALLILLVMQLIIYVGFVVKLRRIK, encoded by the exons ATGGGCAGCGAGGAGATCGAACTGACGCCGGCGGCTACACCGCTACTAAACTTTGTTCCATCGACGTTGCGCTTCCGAAATGTCGTCTACCGAGCGAACG ACAAGGACATCCTATCGAACATTTCGGGTCGCTTCCAGCACGGCCGTATGGTGGCCTTAATGGGACCGTCCGGGGCCGGCAAGTCATCGCTTCTGAACGTCCTGTCCGGGGCCCAGATGTTCGGTACGCTCGGGACAGTGACCATCAACGGTGAGCCGGTGGAGGAGAACGATCCACGCAGTGTGTACGTAGAACAGGAGTGTCCGCTGTTGCGGTTTCTGACCGTGCAGGAGACGATGCAGTTCGCGGTCAACATGAAGATGCCCAGGCGTTCGGCGGTCTCGGTGAAGGTGGCGAAAATCAACGAGATCCTACAGATGGTGGGTCTGCACGGGTCACGGGCGACGCTGGTGAGGGATCTGTCCGGTGGCGAGCAGCGCCGgctggccgtggcggtggAGTTGATCATGAACCCGCCGATCATGCTGCTGGACGAACCGACCAGCGGTCTGGACAGTGTGTCGTCCACGCAAGTCATATCCCACCTGAAGTCGCTCGCCATGAGCGGGAGGACGATCGTCTGTACCATCCATCAACCGGCCTCGAGCTTGTTCCAGTTGTTCGATGACGTTTACTTGCTGCGCCAGGGTCGGTGTCTGTACGCGGGTCCCGTCGACAACATGCTAACACGGTTCGCTCGGGTCGGCCTCACGTGCCCGGATTATTACAATCCGGCCGATTTCGCCCTCGAAGCGATCAGCACTGATCACGGCGAAGCCCACCAAACCCTCGGCCGGTTGGTGGACGATGAGATGCGGGAAATTAACGCGGCGGCCCCTTCGAGCCCCACCACTCTCGCCGCCCAGCGATCACCGGGCAACGGGCAGGCGGACCGCTACCAGACCGGCTTCTGCTACCAGCTCTACACGCTCATTAAACGCTCCGTGCTCGCGTCGCTCCGGGATGAGTTTTTCCTCAAAATGCGCCTCGGACTCCACCTGGCACTGGGGCTGGTGTTTGGGGTGGTGCACTACGACGTCGGTGCGGACGCCATGAAAGTGTTCGCCAACATCGGCTGCTTCTTCCAgctgtttgctttcgtgtACTTCTCCAacgcggtggccgtggtgaaCT ATGCCGACGAGGTGCAAGTCGCCGTCAAGGAGATCGCCAACAACTGGTACTCGCGTGAGGCGTACTACCTCGCCAAGCTACTGCACGATCTGCCGTTGCAACTGTTTTGCCCCGCCGTGTTGCTCCTGATTGTGTACTATCTCACCGGGCAACCGTTCGAGTGGTCCCGGATCGGGATGTTGCTCGGGGTGTTTGCGGTCGGCGGCGTGATCGGCCAGAGTCTCGGTCTGATCGGTGGCATCTGTTTCGATGCGAAGATGCAAAACTTCTTCGTCGCGAATGCGTGCATCATTCCGCTGCTATTTTCCGGGTTCTTCGTCAATGCCAAAGAGCTGATCGCCGTTCTGAAACCCCTCAGCACGCTGTCGTTCTTTCGCTACCAGTTCCACGGTGCGCTGCAGGCTCTGTACGGTTACGATCGGGGTAACATGCGCTGTCCGGGGGTTTACTGCCACTTCAAGAAACCTGCGGCCATACTGGAACACTTCGGTATCGATCCGTACGGTTACGGCGAAAGTATCGTCAAAGCGCTCCTAATTCTGCTCGTGATGCAGCTCATCATCTACGTCGGGTTCGTGGTCAAACTGAGACGAATAAAGTGA
- the LOC131207934 gene encoding ABC transporter G family member 2-like — MNSTPPDLRATGSSAEKLTMAEGIANSALDSQRLAKVKLKHLHIPEPLPLVATNGEGSTASSLVAARIFKPVTLGFKNLSFSVRNGIFKKGRDILKDISGEFRAGELTAIMGPSGAGKSTLLDILAGFTEDGFTGEILVNKQARDLKRFRRMSAYIMQDHDLQPHLTVLEAMHFSANLKIGAELSPVSKKIRMNEILRAIGLYESKKTRTGKLSGGQKKRLAIALEIVNNPPVMFFDEPTSGLDSSTSTQCVALLKQLAREGRTIICTIHQPSALVFNMFDHLYAVAEGECIYTGGTGHIVSFLKELDIVCPEHYNPSDYLLEIATNDYGRLNDNLVEKMMNGQSNFYRNPEQPFPPSLLPIKESPGTTDGPMVLLEVPMFPDRDTAPQPVSPVLDKPKKIAKKLSLNPEKWCGRDEVYTTSFCRQFSLLLFRTFLILSRDRSLMTMRFLIHCLIAPLIGLLYFGIGNQASHIFNNYNYVFFSIMFLMFTAFSSMTMAFPLELPIITREHFNRWYSLRAYYIAMTVADIPIQLLCTVTYIVITYFMTGQPLEAFRIGLFTLICLMVAWVAQGLGLLVASLFDVKNGAIFGPFFICPFLIFSGFFIHLTDAHPVMQWLFHISFLKYALQGATLAIFGYDRPRMDCDETYCHFVLPKKFLKEVDMLQADFVQAVIALSVIFFVFRVAAFYVMRYRMKNKPSNEVVVNRAQAASGMAEESVDAVALNIADPILGQRLTLSFRNICYRRKDGRRCKDILKNVSGTFQPGRLVAILGPSGAGKSSLLGIISGMKQSGVIGTLEVNGTILDRRKYRQQCVYIPQDFDLIEHLTVLETMSFAADLKMPSQARSEMVRKKKVNDILRVLGLDSSMQTLVRSLSGGEKKRLSIGIEMVCNPPIILLDEPTSGLDSVAAMHLLRYVKTLSDEGRTVACVIHQPSSSLFGLCDDLYLLSSGSCIYHGPVDAMVSTFRETGFHCPRYYNRADFALEVASKSPKELEYLALRYSKQVAAARKTSRQEIATDQDCLDLVVQNVDTVKARPVTAGLRYQIPQWKQFFILLRRSLRVTSRDFFFAQLRVIAHAVVGFLLGVVFYQCGEDASQVMTNGASLFFFQMFIFFGNAMPCVITFPLEAKVFIRERLNNWYSLEAYYLSKIFADLPLQILCPTLFLSIAYSMTGQPLEWERFGMTWLVVLLLGMCAQAIGLLSGAAFDVQMATFFVPCFTIPSLLFSGFFVKSFEMPEFLQPAVYTSFFRYSFQGSLQAIYGNNRTNFPCSEIVCYFNRPSKFLKFMDTPETGYWDNVSVLGGFIVLFQIVLYIVLRHRLKMYQ, encoded by the exons GGAAGATGGATTCACAGGCGAGATACTCGTCAACAAACAGGCCCGGGATCTGAAGCGCTTCCGTCGGATGTCCGCGTACATTATGCAGGATCACGATCTGCAGCCCCACCTGACGGTCCTGGAGGCGATGCACTTCTCCGCCAATCTCAAGATCGGAGCCGAACTCAGTCCAGTGAGCAAGAAAATACGG ATGAATGAAATACTCCGCGCCATAGGGCTGTACGAGTCGAAAAAGACCCGCACGGGAAAGCTTTCCGGTGGGCAGAAGAAGCGACTCGCGATCGCACTCGAGATCGTCAACAATCCACCGGTGATGTTCTTCGACGAGCCCACGAGCGGCCTGGACAGTTCCACGTCGACGCAGTGCGTGGCACTGCTCAAGCAGTTGGCCCGCGAGGGTCGCACTATCATCTGCACCATCCATCAACCGTCGGCCCTGGTTTTCAACATGTTCGACCATCTGTACGCAGTGGCGGAAGGCGAATGCATTTacaccggtggcaccggccaCATCGTTTCCTTCCTGAAGGAGCTGGACATCGTTTGCCCGGAGCATTACAATCCGTCTGATTACC TGCTGGAAATCGCCACCAACGACTATGGACGGTTGAACGATAATCTTGTCGAGAAGATGATGAACGGCCAGAGCAACTTCTATCGCAACCCGGAGCAGCCTTTCCCACCGTCGTTGTTGCCGATCAAGGAGTCTCCCGGTACCACGGACGggccgatggtgctgctggaggtgccAATGTTTCCCGATCGAGACACGGCCCCGCAGCCGGTCTCACCGGTGCTAGATAAGCCAAAGAAAATTGCCAAGAAGCTATCGCTCAACCCGGAGAAATGGTGTGGCCGAGACGAGGTGTACACGACCAGCTTCTGTCGGCAGTTCTCGTTGCTCCTGTTCCGCACGTTTCTGATACTGAGCCGCGATCGGTCGCTGATGACGATGCGCTTTCTGATACACTGCCTCATCGCTCCACTGATCGGTCTGCTGTACTTTGGGATCGGCAATCAGGCGTCGCATATCTTCAACAATTACAACTACGTTTTCTTCTCCATCATGTTTCTTATGTTTACCGCATTTAGCTCAATGACCATGGCGT TTCCACTCGAGCTTCCGATCATCACAAGGGAACACTTCAATCGATGGTACTCGCTGAGAGCGTACTACATCGCCATGACGGTGGCGGACATTCCGATACAGCTGCTCTGCACCGTTACGTACATCGTCATAACTTACTTTATGACCGGTCAGCCGCTGGAAGCCTTCCGGATCGGACTGTTTACGCTGATCTGTCTGATGGTGGCGTGGGTTGCACAAGGACTCGGTCTGCTCGTCGCCTCACTGTTCGACGTGAAG AACGGTGCGATCTTTGGGCCGTTCTTCATCTGCCCGTTCCTGATATTCTCCGGCTTCTTCATCCACCTGACCGACGCCCACCCGGTGATGCAATGGCTGTTCCACATCTCGTTTCTCAAGTACGCCCTTCAGGGCGCCACACTGGCGATCTTCGGCTACGATCGGCCCCGGATGGATTGCGACGAAACGTACTGTCACTTCGTGTTGCCAAAGAAGTTCCTCAAGGAAGTCGACATGTTGCAGGCGGACTTTGTGCAGGCTGTGATAGCGCTGAGTGTGATCTTTTTCGTCTTCCGCGTAGCGGCATTCTACGTGATGCGGTACCGCATGAAGAACAAA CCTAGCAACGAAGTGGTCGTAAATCGTGCTCAGGCCGCATCAGGAATGGCCGAGGAGAGCGTGGACGCGGTGGCGCTCAACATAGCCGATCCCATATTGGGCCAGCGGTTAACATTGAGCTTCCGTAACATTTGCTATCGCCGCAAGGATGGCAGACGGTGCAAGGACATTCTCAAGAACGTGTCCGGAACGTTCCAGCCTGGCCGCCTGGTGGCGATCCTTGGACCATCCGGTGCAGGAAAGTCGTCACTGTTGGGCATCATCTCCGGAATGAA ACAATCTGGGGTGATCGGGACGCTCGAAGTGAACGGCACCATCCTCGATCGGAGAAAGTACCGGCAGCAGTGTGTCTACATTCCGCAAGATTTCGACCTGATCGAGCATCTTACCGTGCTGGAAACGATGAGCTTTGCGGCCGACCTGAAAATGCCCTCGCAGGCTCGGTCGGAGATGGTGCGCAAGAAGAAGGTAAACGACATCCTTCGCGTCCTGGGGCTGGACTCGAGCATGCAGACGCTGGTGAGAAGTTTGTCCGGTGGCGAGAAGAAGCGCCTATCGATCGGCATCGAAATGGTGTGCAATCCACCGATCATCCTGCTTGACGAGCCGACGAGCGGATTGGACAGTGTTGCGGCGATGCACCTTCTGCGCTACGTGAAAACGCTGTCCGATGAGGGCCGAACCGTGGCTTGCGTGATCCATCAGCCGTCTTCGAGTCTGTTCGGTCTGTGCGACGATCTGTATCTGCTGTCCAGTGGGAGTTGTATCTACCACGGACCGGTCGACGCAATGGTCAGCACCTTCAGGGAGACAGGCTTCCACTGTCCGAGGTACTACAACCGAGCGGACTTTG CTCTTGAGGTGGCCTCCAAATCTCCCAAGGAGTTGGAATACCTGGCGCTGAGATACAGTAAACAAGTGGCTGCGGCGCGGAAGACATCACGGCAGGAGATCGCTACTGATCAGGATTGCTTGGATTTGGTGGTGCAGAACGTGGACACTGTCAAAGCCCGACCCGTCACGGCGGGGTTACGCTACCAAATTCCGCAGTGGAAGCAGTTCTTCATTCTTCTGCGCCGATCGTTGCGAGTCACTTCGCGTGATTTT TTTTTCGCCCAACTTCGCGTGATCGCACACGCCGTGGTGGGCTTTCTGCTGGGTGTCGTATTTTACCAGTGCGGAGAGGATGCTTCGCAAGTGATGACGAACGGCGCCAGTTTGTTCTTCTTCCAAATGTTCATCTTCTTCGGCAACGCCATGCCGTGTGTTATCACCT TTCCTCTCGAGGCGAAAGTATTCATCCGCGAGCGACTCAACAATTGGTACTCGCTCGAGGCGTACTACCTTTCGAAGATATTCGCCGATCTGCCACTGCAGATCCTCTGCCCGACGCTGTTCCTGTCGATCGCCTACAGCATGACGGGCCAACCGCTCGAGTGGGAACGCTTTGGAATGACCTGGCTTGTGGTCTTGCTGTTGGGGATGTGCGCCCAAGCGATCGGGTTGCTTTCGGGGGCGGCCTTCGACGTCCAGATGGCGACCTTCTTCGTGCCCTGCTTCACCATTCCATCGCTCCTGTTTTCAGGCTTCTTCGTGAAGTCGTTCGAAATGCCCGAATTCCTGCAGCCGGCGGTCTACACTTCCTTCTTCCGGTACAGCTTCCAGGGCTCGCTGCAGGCGATCTACGGGAATAACCGGACCAACTTTCCCTGCTCGGAGATCGTGTGCTACTTCAATCGACCGAGCAAGTTTCTCAAATTCATGGACACCCCGGAGACCGGGTACTGGGACAACGTGTCCGTGCTCGGCGGGTTCATAGTGCTGTTCCAAATCGTTCTCTACATTGTACTGCGCCACCGCTTGAAGATGTACCAATGA